Proteins co-encoded in one Leptospira levettii genomic window:
- the argC gene encoding N-acetyl-gamma-glutamyl-phosphate reductase has product MKQTKIAIIGAGGLTGKELVGLLAHHPHFQVVHITSNQVDGKHIREVFPDLSHLPDLRFQKHDAPIPEDAHIVLATPNEVSLEKAPEFLQQGKKVIDLSGTFRLHDQNQFESAYKFKHTKFEWMDKVVFGLPELFREKIKNANFISNPGCFATSAILPIAILGNLRKKIQGPVIVDAKSGVSGAGGRTEEIKYAYTHVYENFRAYKVLSHQHEPEMEEYSFVGSDPKKIHFTPHLLPVYRGILATIYITFENPVDPKEVKEKIQSVADNETFIRFYETPEEIEIRKVQNTNFLDIGFTTKGNTLVLVTALDNLVKGAAGQALQNLNLMFGYPETLGLVTI; this is encoded by the coding sequence ATGAAACAAACAAAAATTGCAATTATTGGTGCAGGTGGGCTTACAGGCAAGGAGCTTGTAGGATTACTGGCTCACCACCCACATTTCCAAGTCGTTCATATTACTTCCAACCAAGTTGATGGGAAACATATCCGTGAGGTTTTTCCAGACCTTTCCCACTTACCTGACTTAAGGTTTCAAAAACACGATGCACCCATTCCAGAGGATGCCCATATTGTCCTTGCAACTCCTAATGAAGTTTCCTTAGAAAAGGCTCCAGAGTTTTTACAACAAGGAAAGAAGGTCATCGATTTATCGGGAACATTTCGACTCCACGACCAAAACCAATTTGAATCCGCATACAAATTCAAACACACAAAGTTTGAATGGATGGACAAGGTTGTATTTGGACTTCCTGAATTATTCCGTGAAAAAATTAAAAATGCAAACTTCATATCCAATCCAGGTTGTTTTGCTACTTCTGCTATACTTCCTATTGCCATTTTAGGAAATCTTAGAAAAAAAATCCAAGGACCTGTCATCGTTGATGCAAAATCAGGAGTGAGTGGAGCTGGAGGAAGAACAGAAGAAATTAAATATGCATACACTCATGTTTATGAAAACTTTAGAGCTTATAAAGTATTAAGCCACCAACATGAACCAGAAATGGAAGAATATTCGTTTGTTGGATCAGATCCTAAAAAAATCCATTTCACTCCTCACCTACTGCCTGTTTACCGAGGTATATTGGCAACAATTTATATCACATTCGAAAACCCAGTCGATCCAAAAGAAGTAAAAGAGAAAATCCAATCTGTTGCAGACAATGAAACCTTCATTCGTTTTTACGAAACTCCGGAAGAAATTGAAATCAGAAAGGTACAAAACACAAACTTCCTAGACATCGGATTTACCACAAAAGGGAATACCTTAGTACTCGTAACTGCACTTGATAATTTAGTCAAAGGTGCTGCAGGACAAGCATTACAAAACTTGAATTTAATGTTTGGTTATCCGGAAACCTTGGGCCTTGTTACCATTTAA
- a CDS encoding phosphorylase, producing MLPFNPKQTLVTGAFEGEVNLLKNHPQFPYVKEMGIGNLEQAVQLFAYLNQNPQIQNIVFLGSCGVYPWSKTNPNTIVSPNVVCSLELSASLGFSKQLPQSPLSFPLVADPMFASGICNAPTCITLQTLDSPPEGNWRTLSYENLELFGLTKVANEFKIPVTAYLAVTNKVGPQGSTEWAKNWRELSNKLQSYFLPA from the coding sequence TTGTTACCATTTAATCCAAAACAAACACTTGTTACTGGTGCTTTTGAGGGAGAGGTAAATCTATTAAAAAACCACCCCCAATTTCCATATGTAAAAGAGATGGGAATTGGAAATTTAGAACAAGCTGTACAATTATTTGCCTACCTAAACCAAAACCCACAGATTCAAAACATTGTGTTTTTAGGATCCTGTGGTGTTTACCCTTGGTCAAAAACCAATCCTAATACAATTGTTTCTCCGAATGTCGTATGTTCATTGGAACTCTCGGCAAGTTTAGGTTTTTCCAAACAACTACCACAAAGTCCCCTATCCTTTCCTCTCGTAGCAGATCCCATGTTTGCGAGTGGAATTTGTAATGCGCCAACTTGTATCACACTCCAAACACTGGATTCTCCACCCGAAGGAAATTGGAGAACTCTTTCGTATGAAAATCTAGAGTTATTTGGGCTTACGAAAGTGGCAAACGAGTTCAAAATCCCTGTCACAGCATACTTAGCTGTGACAAACAAAGTTGGTCCACAAGGTTCTACCGAATGGGCAAAAAATTGGCGGGAACTCTCAAACAAATTACAAAGTTATTTCCTACCTGCCTAA
- a CDS encoding glutathione S-transferase family protein, which produces MYSLYSHPNSTYSKRVHIYMKYRNLEYETIHVALDKLENRKKPFLSINPYGKVPVLKDGEFLLSESSAIIRYLEEKHQFSNPLFPSDLQKRAILNQMVNQCESEYCFPNSVVYFSKKFIPEEKWEPKRMKDSSKRIGRHLEIIDSILSKDQYLFVNEFGLLEILYAPFIEHNQMMDTNTPDSVQNWIKRVMEERAVKAVLFP; this is translated from the coding sequence ATGTACAGTCTATATTCCCATCCAAATTCCACCTATAGCAAACGAGTTCATATCTATATGAAGTATCGAAATTTGGAATATGAAACGATCCATGTGGCTCTCGACAAATTGGAAAATCGAAAAAAACCATTTTTATCCATCAATCCCTATGGAAAGGTTCCTGTTTTAAAAGATGGAGAGTTTTTACTTTCGGAATCCTCTGCGATCATTCGTTATTTAGAAGAGAAACATCAGTTTTCGAATCCACTTTTCCCTTCCGATTTACAAAAGAGGGCAATCCTAAACCAAATGGTGAACCAATGTGAATCAGAATATTGTTTTCCAAATAGTGTGGTTTATTTCTCTAAAAAATTTATCCCAGAAGAAAAATGGGAACCAAAACGAATGAAGGACTCTTCGAAACGAATCGGAAGGCATTTGGAAATCATTGATTCTATCCTTTCCAAAGACCAATATTTGTTTGTGAATGAATTTGGACTTTTGGAAATTTTATATGCTCCATTTATAGAACACAACCAAATGATGGATACAAACACTCCCGATTCCGTACAAAATTGGATCAAACGAGTGATGGAAGAACGAGCTGTCAAGGCAGTTCTTTTCCCATAA
- a CDS encoding deoxyguanosinetriphosphate triphosphohydrolase, translated as MKKGRNELLLEEEKILAPYAVKSRHSGARAFVEPEHPYRLPFQRDKDRIIHSHAFKRLEYKTQVFVYSEGDHFRNRLTHTLEVAGISKTISKVLGLNEDLSESIALAHDLGHSPFGHAGQDALAELMKEKGGFEHNKQSLRVVQKLERRYPEFPGLNLCEETLLGIMKHGGGYEPTNLLTVRREKGPSLEAMIVDASDEITYSAHDLEDGLESGLLQLDEVKSLSIWKRIHDSLPKTEKKSGLEIHSISRSIGRVLLNLMVSDLIENIHQTLIQYDVNTRESISDLYIKKIKIVQFSEGLQKEFIELKQFLFQNLYRHSEVSRMSERGKEIIYLLFEHFENLSNSIPESYRNREEEDGRMRIICDYIAGMTDRYAIEKLKREGIFWFPY; from the coding sequence ATGAAGAAAGGGAGAAATGAACTCCTTCTTGAAGAAGAAAAAATCCTTGCACCCTATGCTGTCAAAAGTCGTCATTCTGGCGCTCGTGCATTTGTGGAACCAGAGCATCCGTATCGATTGCCCTTCCAAAGGGATAAGGATCGGATTATCCATTCACATGCATTCAAACGATTGGAATACAAAACACAAGTCTTTGTGTATTCAGAAGGAGATCATTTTCGAAATCGATTGACTCATACCTTAGAAGTGGCAGGGATTTCGAAAACAATTTCGAAAGTTCTTGGTCTCAATGAAGATTTAAGTGAGTCCATCGCACTTGCCCATGACTTGGGCCATTCTCCTTTTGGACATGCAGGCCAAGATGCACTTGCAGAACTCATGAAAGAAAAAGGTGGTTTTGAACATAATAAACAATCACTTAGGGTCGTACAAAAGTTGGAAAGGAGGTATCCTGAATTTCCTGGTCTCAATTTATGCGAAGAAACTTTGCTTGGCATTATGAAACATGGTGGTGGGTACGAACCAACTAACTTACTTACAGTGAGAAGGGAAAAAGGTCCATCTTTAGAAGCAATGATTGTGGATGCTTCCGATGAGATTACTTATTCTGCACATGATTTGGAAGACGGATTGGAAAGTGGTTTATTACAATTGGACGAAGTGAAATCACTTTCGATTTGGAAACGAATCCATGATAGTTTGCCTAAAACCGAAAAAAAATCTGGGTTAGAGATTCATTCCATTTCTAGGTCAATCGGTCGAGTATTATTGAATTTAATGGTTTCCGATTTGATTGAAAACATTCACCAAACATTGATTCAATATGATGTTAATACAAGAGAATCAATTTCCGATTTATATATAAAAAAAATCAAAATCGTTCAATTTTCAGAAGGATTACAAAAAGAATTCATCGAACTCAAACAATTTTTATTCCAAAATTTGTATCGTCATTCTGAAGTTTCCAGGATGAGCGAAAGGGGTAAAGAAATCATATATTTGTTATTTGAACATTTTGAAAACCTTTCAAATTCCATCCCTGAGTCCTACCGAAACAGAGAAGAGGAAGATGGAAGGATGAGAATTATCTGCGATTATATCGCAGGTATGACTGATCGTTATGCCATTGAAAAATTAAAACGAGAAGGGATCTTTTGGTTTCCTTATTGA
- a CDS encoding DedA family protein — translation MDFLQTLVTIFMQYGYFAVFGILILCGFGLPVPEDISLTAGGVISGLGYANVHIMFFVGMAGVLIGDSFVFWLGSHYGERALTLPVLRTVLHPERFDKVREQFKKYGRWVVFVGRFMPGLRMPIFFTAGTSKQISFFLFLLTDGFAALISVPIWVYLGYYFAHNFDELMSWVRGGQTIILILVGILVGVLFFYWWRRKHQEGKGDK, via the coding sequence ATGGACTTTCTACAAACCCTAGTTACGATTTTTATGCAATACGGTTATTTTGCCGTTTTTGGAATTCTCATCCTTTGTGGATTCGGACTTCCGGTTCCAGAAGACATTTCTCTCACTGCAGGTGGTGTCATCTCGGGGCTTGGTTACGCCAATGTTCATATTATGTTTTTTGTGGGTATGGCAGGGGTTCTCATTGGAGACAGTTTTGTTTTTTGGTTAGGAAGCCATTATGGGGAAAGGGCATTGACCCTACCGGTTCTACGGACGGTTCTCCACCCAGAACGATTTGATAAAGTCAGAGAACAATTTAAAAAATATGGACGTTGGGTTGTATTTGTGGGAAGGTTTATGCCGGGGCTTCGTATGCCTATATTTTTTACAGCAGGGACCTCCAAACAAATTAGTTTTTTCTTATTCCTCTTAACAGATGGATTTGCAGCCCTTATCTCTGTTCCCATCTGGGTTTACCTAGGGTATTATTTTGCCCATAATTTTGATGAACTCATGAGTTGGGTGCGTGGGGGCCAAACGATCATCTTAATCCTCGTAGGGATCCTTGTTGGCGTTTTATTCTTCTACTGGTGGCGGAGGAAACACCAAGAGGGAAAAGGAGACAAATGA
- a CDS encoding LIC11661 family lipoprotein, with amino-acid sequence MNLPRAKFASFLLLTFVWVWNCTNYSTTASVQAPPTLISITNNGNSNFTIKVRAQNPEFIFQGYRLYQAATESLAQNPTDTNLGTDCILAQASIVQPIEYTFEVDPTTKANTAGVSCRIFATLSPGSYISMRTLGLAVNLQNSTSSYRVSLPSNALIVP; translated from the coding sequence ATGAACCTACCACGGGCAAAGTTTGCTTCTTTTCTGTTACTCACCTTCGTTTGGGTCTGGAATTGCACCAATTATTCCACAACAGCTTCTGTCCAAGCACCACCCACTCTCATTTCCATTACTAATAATGGAAATTCTAATTTTACCATTAAAGTGAGAGCTCAAAATCCGGAGTTCATTTTCCAAGGGTATCGTTTGTACCAAGCGGCGACAGAAAGTTTGGCACAAAATCCTACAGATACAAACTTAGGAACCGATTGTATATTAGCCCAAGCATCCATTGTCCAACCGATTGAATATACCTTTGAGGTTGATCCTACCACAAAGGCGAATACAGCTGGGGTTTCTTGCCGCATTTTTGCCACATTATCCCCAGGATCCTATATTTCGATGAGAACCCTTGGACTAGCCGTAAACCTTCAAAATAGCACAAGTTCCTACCGAGTTTCTCTCCCATCTAACGCGCTTATTGTCCCATAA
- a CDS encoding TRAP transporter TatT component family protein — MNQTKHWSKIALATLVLVSVVACGKSRQLKITASDVTRATTPAKLPADIEKLWKNRHNEQDLRQALVSLEKFATENPQYADVKVLLCRGNYLMGDGHLWLKLTGDADDDAKVKEESIAFYDAAVTWCEAALAMNPKFRDKVLKEGLEIEKSLDVLGPEDIDALYWRYASLGKWSRLVGFTTLLNNRSKFTAMVNRVKEIEKAMGKEYFYSATLRYDAASNALSPTGDKKLADKYFEEAIAKHPNYFAVRVLYAESRLKGNEEKFKKQLDYVIKGKAASLPEIEPDQIVEQRKAKKLLDEL; from the coding sequence ATGAACCAAACGAAACATTGGTCAAAAATCGCGCTCGCAACTCTGGTACTTGTGTCAGTCGTTGCTTGTGGAAAATCAAGACAATTGAAAATTACAGCATCGGATGTGACTCGTGCAACCACACCAGCAAAACTTCCTGCTGACATCGAAAAACTCTGGAAGAACCGTCACAACGAACAAGATCTTAGACAAGCGCTTGTTAGTTTAGAAAAATTTGCAACTGAGAACCCACAATATGCAGATGTAAAAGTTTTATTGTGTCGTGGAAATTATTTGATGGGTGATGGCCACTTATGGCTAAAACTGACTGGCGATGCAGATGATGATGCAAAAGTAAAAGAAGAATCCATCGCATTTTATGATGCTGCAGTGACTTGGTGTGAAGCCGCTCTTGCTATGAATCCAAAATTCAGAGACAAAGTTCTTAAAGAAGGTTTAGAAATCGAAAAGTCTCTAGATGTACTTGGACCAGAAGACATTGATGCTCTCTATTGGAGATATGCATCTCTCGGAAAATGGTCAAGGTTGGTTGGTTTTACTACCCTTCTCAACAACCGATCTAAATTTACTGCTATGGTAAACCGCGTAAAAGAAATCGAAAAAGCAATGGGTAAAGAATACTTTTATTCTGCTACTCTAAGATATGATGCAGCAAGTAACGCTCTTTCACCAACTGGTGATAAAAAATTAGCTGATAAATATTTTGAAGAAGCAATTGCAAAACACCCAAATTATTTTGCGGTTCGAGTTCTTTATGCAGAAAGCCGTTTAAAAGGTAACGAAGAGAAATTCAAAAAACAATTAGATTACGTGATCAAAGGGAAAGCAGCTTCTTTACCAGAAATTGAACCTGATCAAATCGTTGAACAACGAAAAGCTAAAAAATTACTCGACGAATTATAA
- the dctP gene encoding TRAP transporter substrate-binding protein DctP → MFLKQLKYLVCVTMALTISGGLFAQTTVKLATVAPEGSPWANELAKIKKKIESESQGQIKFKIYPGGQMGGENEILQQVIRGKLQGAGLTAGALANTVKELNVLEIPYLFNSYAQADCVLDDHLLEDFRKLFEAKGLIFVTWAENGYRSIGTKSTLVKKPEDLKGIKIRIQESPVHIAYWKQLGVSGIPIAIPEVLPSLQTGVVEGFDNTPLFTLAAEWQTAIKYFTLTRHIYQPAAILYSKKYWDTLNDEQKKTLMGEGNKLAPGARQAVRSIEKNMIATLKKADVQVYEPSSAELASFKAAGNAVAGQVVGKIGGQSKQIYDKIQKAKAACGG, encoded by the coding sequence ATGTTTTTAAAGCAGTTAAAATATTTAGTTTGTGTAACTATGGCCCTCACAATCAGTGGGGGTCTTTTTGCTCAAACAACCGTTAAATTGGCTACAGTTGCACCAGAAGGATCACCTTGGGCCAACGAATTAGCTAAAATCAAAAAGAAAATCGAAAGTGAATCACAAGGACAAATTAAATTTAAAATTTATCCTGGTGGGCAAATGGGTGGAGAAAATGAAATACTCCAACAAGTCATTCGTGGAAAACTGCAAGGGGCAGGTTTAACAGCTGGAGCTCTTGCCAACACAGTCAAAGAATTAAACGTACTCGAAATTCCATACCTCTTTAATTCATATGCACAAGCGGATTGTGTTCTCGACGATCATCTATTAGAAGATTTTAGAAAACTTTTTGAAGCAAAAGGACTTATTTTTGTCACTTGGGCAGAAAATGGATACAGGTCCATCGGAACAAAATCCACTCTCGTGAAAAAACCGGAAGACCTAAAAGGGATCAAAATCAGAATCCAGGAATCTCCTGTTCACATTGCGTATTGGAAACAATTAGGTGTGAGTGGAATTCCCATTGCAATCCCAGAAGTTTTACCATCGTTACAAACTGGTGTGGTAGAAGGATTCGACAACACTCCTCTATTCACTCTTGCAGCAGAATGGCAAACAGCGATTAAGTATTTTACATTAACTCGCCATATTTACCAACCTGCAGCAATCCTTTACTCTAAAAAGTATTGGGACACACTGAATGACGAACAAAAAAAGACACTTATGGGTGAAGGTAACAAACTCGCTCCAGGTGCAAGACAAGCTGTTCGTTCCATCGAAAAGAACATGATTGCTACTTTGAAAAAAGCAGACGTACAAGTTTATGAACCTTCGAGTGCAGAACTAGCAAGTTTCAAGGCAGCTGGAAATGCAGTCGCAGGACAAGTCGTTGGAAAAATCGGTGGTCAATCGAAACAAATTTACGATAAAATCCAAAAAGCGAAAGCAGCTTGTGGTGGTTAG
- a CDS encoding TRAP transporter small permease: MKFVERILNTLSFGEKWAGGICFLLLTLLMIADVSKREVIDKVLGWTLEASEAYPSTGVAGLIGDWSIYIAESIHSGTSSFLEWMGLGGIIWAQKLSLYFMLWGGLFGSALASAKGSHLRPEIADKALPKAVLHYVKIIEQWVISIFFLFLAYLSVIYVLESISLDEVNPVTEIHLWKVQLIFPYIFLSMGFRHLCYGIFPSLIPSDINEATEALELAEKELSESNSGGKR; encoded by the coding sequence ATGAAATTCGTCGAACGAATTCTAAATACTTTGAGTTTCGGCGAGAAATGGGCAGGGGGAATTTGTTTCCTTCTGCTCACTCTTCTCATGATTGCTGACGTTTCCAAAAGAGAAGTCATCGATAAAGTGTTAGGTTGGACATTAGAAGCCTCAGAAGCATACCCAAGTACCGGTGTCGCAGGACTCATTGGCGATTGGAGTATCTACATTGCAGAGTCCATTCACAGTGGAACTTCCAGCTTCTTAGAGTGGATGGGCCTCGGTGGAATCATTTGGGCACAAAAATTATCCCTTTATTTTATGTTATGGGGTGGTTTGTTCGGATCTGCATTGGCAAGTGCCAAAGGCTCACACTTACGCCCAGAAATTGCAGACAAGGCATTACCAAAAGCCGTTTTGCATTATGTAAAAATCATCGAACAATGGGTGATTTCGATTTTCTTTTTATTCTTAGCTTACTTATCAGTCATTTATGTTTTAGAAAGTATTAGTTTGGATGAAGTCAATCCAGTGACAGAAATCCATTTATGGAAAGTCCAATTGATTTTTCCTTACATTTTCCTTTCTATGGGATTTCGACATTTGTGTTATGGAATTTTTCCTTCACTCATCCCTTCCGACATCAATGAAGCCACTGAGGCTTTGGAACTTGCGGAAAAAGAACTTTCCGAATCAAATTCAGGAGGGAAACGTTAA
- a CDS encoding TRAP transporter large permease encodes MGSWGILILLLALILLRQPLIVLMGAITVYCYYFLPDPPLESFHELNSIIGDLFFAGDKEILLAIPLFIIAGNLMTHGSIARRLIRIAQAMTAPIPAGLAIAGVFSCGIFAAISGSSPVTLIAIGGLMYPSLTKAGYPTQFSMGLLASGGTLGIIIPPSIPMIVYAIMVGVSVTDLFIAGIGPGILLMSLLMIYSVFRAGNVGRGKWDWAEIRIAWKEGILALMMPVVILGGIYSGFFTATESAAIAVFYAILVEVFIHKELSFPKIPKIMAESAEMLGILFLILILAVSLNKFMIENEIPQNLVAKMSELISSPVTFLVGVNILLLIVGMFMDIMSAILVLAPLLAPMAINYGINPVHFGIIMIVNLEIGYLTPPVGVNLFVASGIFKQPLGKVIQSVAPIVGMFLIGLILISWIPEISLGLLGGEATTPSP; translated from the coding sequence ATGGGTTCTTGGGGAATACTCATACTCTTACTTGCCTTAATTTTATTGAGGCAACCATTGATCGTTCTCATGGGTGCGATCACAGTATACTGTTATTACTTTTTACCAGATCCACCTCTTGAGTCTTTTCATGAACTCAATAGTATCATTGGAGATTTATTTTTTGCAGGTGATAAAGAGATCCTTCTTGCGATCCCACTTTTCATCATTGCTGGAAATTTGATGACCCATGGTAGTATTGCAAGACGACTCATCCGCATTGCACAAGCAATGACAGCACCGATTCCAGCAGGGCTTGCCATTGCAGGTGTTTTCTCCTGTGGGATATTTGCTGCGATTTCTGGATCATCCCCAGTGACACTCATTGCCATTGGTGGGCTCATGTATCCTTCTCTTACCAAAGCAGGATACCCAACTCAGTTTTCCATGGGACTACTTGCTTCTGGAGGTACACTCGGTATCATCATTCCACCGAGTATTCCGATGATTGTGTATGCAATCATGGTAGGAGTATCCGTAACAGATCTATTCATTGCAGGGATTGGACCTGGAATTTTACTCATGAGTTTACTGATGATTTATTCCGTGTTCCGTGCAGGGAATGTTGGTCGAGGGAAATGGGACTGGGCAGAAATTCGAATCGCTTGGAAAGAAGGGATTCTTGCTCTCATGATGCCAGTTGTGATCCTTGGTGGAATCTATTCTGGATTTTTCACTGCGACTGAATCGGCAGCCATTGCCGTATTTTATGCAATCCTTGTAGAAGTATTCATTCACAAAGAATTGAGTTTTCCGAAAATTCCGAAAATCATGGCAGAAAGTGCGGAGATGCTCGGGATCTTATTTCTCATCCTCATCCTTGCGGTCAGTTTGAATAAGTTCATGATCGAAAATGAAATTCCACAAAACCTAGTGGCAAAGATGTCAGAACTCATTTCAAGTCCTGTCACCTTTCTCGTTGGTGTGAACATTCTACTCCTCATTGTAGGTATGTTCATGGATATCATGAGTGCGATTCTAGTACTTGCTCCTCTACTGGCTCCAATGGCTATCAATTATGGAATCAACCCAGTTCACTTTGGGATCATCATGATTGTCAATTTGGAAATCGGTTACCTGACTCCTCCTGTGGGTGTGAATTTATTTGTGGCTTCAGGAATCTTCAAACAACCGTTAGGAAAGGTGATCCAATCAGTGGCACCCATTGTGGGAATGTTTCTTATTGGACTTATCCTGATCAGTTGGATCCCTGAAATTTCACTCGGCCTTCTTGGTGGAGAAGCGACGACACCTAGCCCTTAA
- a CDS encoding J domain-containing protein, translating to MDKKLLLNDSLHFLGLSSGFTESDLKESYHKLAKKYHPDSGEFTSDVMFVELNKHYENLKEFLLIHPEETYVDPDGNVSHSKNTNQSIKESLENKPSKDPIFQEYKLAKEKETEVILRYFEKRNLHPIELSSALNKELVQLQKELEPVLQVYANILKQHPTSLWANDAKNSLERLRVWWSKE from the coding sequence ATGGACAAAAAATTACTGTTAAATGATTCATTGCATTTTTTAGGGTTAAGTTCTGGATTTACAGAGTCTGATTTAAAAGAGTCTTATCACAAATTAGCAAAAAAATACCACCCTGATAGTGGTGAATTTACAAGTGATGTAATGTTTGTAGAGTTAAACAAACATTACGAGAATTTAAAGGAATTCCTACTCATCCACCCAGAAGAAACTTATGTGGATCCAGATGGTAACGTTTCGCATTCCAAAAATACAAACCAAAGTATAAAAGAAAGTTTGGAGAACAAACCTTCCAAGGATCCGATTTTCCAAGAGTACAAATTAGCCAAAGAAAAAGAGACGGAAGTGATCCTACGTTATTTTGAAAAACGAAACCTACATCCCATCGAACTTTCGAGTGCATTGAATAAAGAACTCGTTCAATTACAAAAAGAATTGGAACCTGTTTTGCAAGTGTATGCCAATATACTCAAACAACATCCCACAAGTTTATGGGCGAATGATGCAAAAAATTCCTTGGAGCGACTTCGTGTTTGGTGGTCAAAAGAATAA
- a CDS encoding flagellar protein FlgN — MKQISYKHLLHKKIQLLNSLITNLKREEELLSYRDADTAVKIEFKNETLVRKLEELDAEILEHQELDVHTEEEIALSETVFSKLDEARTLQQKVQELLVFEMNESKKEYWEFSIKRRLKSHLVFSSGLSWTKNYC, encoded by the coding sequence ATGAAACAAATATCGTATAAACACTTACTGCATAAAAAAATCCAGCTCCTAAATTCCCTGATCACAAATCTAAAACGAGAAGAAGAATTATTATCTTATCGAGATGCAGATACAGCTGTTAAGATTGAGTTTAAAAATGAAACCCTTGTTCGTAAATTGGAAGAGTTGGATGCAGAAATTTTAGAACACCAAGAATTAGATGTTCATACGGAAGAAGAAATTGCCCTTTCCGAAACTGTTTTTTCTAAATTAGATGAAGCAAGAACCCTTCAACAAAAAGTCCAAGAATTACTTGTATTCGAAATGAATGAGAGTAAAAAAGAATATTGGGAGTTCAGTATCAAACGTAGATTAAAATCTCATTTGGTATTTTCCTCTGGTCTTTCATGGACAAAAAATTACTGTTAA
- the fliS gene encoding flagellar export chaperone FliS, with translation MSLARKTGASAYNEYKANEISTVSQIKLIVMLFDGAIRFLGVAKDNMTPRKYDVVNNNIIKTQDIITELLLSLNMDEGKEVANNLLSLYIYLKKRLLEANMRKDKAIIDECIKILGELKVSWEELEKKEPQSPQQNLGQRSTGISITG, from the coding sequence ATGTCGCTTGCGAGAAAAACCGGTGCCTCTGCTTACAATGAATACAAAGCCAACGAGATCTCTACCGTTAGCCAAATCAAATTGATTGTCATGTTATTTGATGGGGCCATCCGTTTCCTTGGTGTTGCAAAAGACAATATGACTCCAAGAAAGTATGATGTCGTAAACAACAACATCATCAAAACCCAAGACATCATCACAGAATTACTTTTGTCACTCAATATGGATGAGGGGAAAGAAGTCGCAAATAACCTGTTGTCTTTGTACATTTATCTCAAAAAAAGACTACTCGAAGCGAATATGCGTAAGGACAAAGCCATCATTGACGAATGCATCAAAATTTTAGGAGAACTAAAAGTTTCTTGGGAAGAGTTGGAGAAGAAGGAACCACAATCTCCACAACAAAATTTAGGCCAAAGATCGACTGGCATTTCCATTACTGGTTAA
- the purN gene encoding phosphoribosylglycinamide formyltransferase has translation MGKTKRVVFLASGRGSNFSASVEYIRKKKLKLDIQALVSDNPEAKALTIAKKFGISTKVIPYQTYSSKLDYHRDLLHQVESYSPDLIVACGYMRILKPDFVGRFPNQIINVHPSLLPAFPGLDSQKQALEYGVKIAGCTVHFVWEGVDTGPIILQKAIAIRPEWTEKELSLAILKEEHKVLPLAIQLFCEDKLKIKERKVEILK, from the coding sequence ATGGGAAAAACAAAACGTGTTGTTTTTTTGGCTTCTGGCAGAGGGTCAAATTTTTCGGCTTCCGTCGAATATATCCGTAAAAAGAAGCTGAAACTAGACATCCAGGCCTTGGTTTCCGACAATCCAGAAGCAAAAGCCCTTACCATTGCTAAAAAATTCGGGATTTCCACCAAAGTGATCCCATACCAAACCTATTCCTCCAAATTGGATTACCATAGGGACTTACTCCACCAAGTGGAATCCTATTCCCCAGACCTAATTGTCGCCTGTGGGTATATGAGAATTCTAAAACCAGACTTTGTGGGGCGTTTTCCAAACCAAATCATCAATGTCCACCCTAGCCTCCTCCCAGCTTTCCCAGGGCTCGACTCCCAAAAACAAGCTTTGGAGTACGGCGTTAAAATTGCAGGTTGTACGGTCCATTTTGTCTGGGAAGGAGTGGATACAGGCCCCATCATTTTACAAAAAGCGATTGCCATTCGTCCTGAATGGACTGAAAAAGAATTATCATTGGCAATCCTTAAGGAAGAACACAAAGTCCTTCCCCTCGCTATACAACTGTTTTGTGAAGATAAATTAAAAATCAAAGAACGAAAGGTAGAAATCCTAAAATGA